TTTTGCGTTTCGGGTTGCCGAAGCCGAGCTCTGCCTGCACCAGATAGCCTTTGCTGCGCAGGTCGCTGGCGTAGCGTTCCAGGTTATCCCGGTCAGAGCTGGTCTCGAAGTCGCGGATATCGCGGCCCATCATCAGGGCGCCCGCCGTTTCCACCACATGAATCAGCAGAAACGTTGCTCCCGGCGCACCTATGGTTAGGGCATTGTGGAGCACGTGCTGGTCTGCGTCCGAGAAATCGAGCGTCACCGCGATGCGGCGGTAAGAAGGCTTTTCCACCCCCTTGTACTGCACCGGCTGGTAGTGCTTTGGAAGGGCGTGGCTTTCACGCGCACCCGAAATGAAAGGCTGCAGGAGGATATACAGGAGCAGCGCGGTACAGGCTATGGCCACCGGTACCACCGTCAGCCATATCACCAGCGGGTTCTCCACTTCTGTGAGCCATTCTGCCACCTGGTCCCACACCAGCTTTGCGTTCAGCGTGACGATGGTGGCGGCGATGAGCCAGGCACCCGTCTTCAGCCACGGGCCGATTACGAACTCGCCCATGCGCTGCCTGTTGCTGACGAAGTGTATCAGCGGGATAACGGCGAAGCCGAGCTGCAGGCTCAGGATTACCTGGCTCAGCACCAGCAGTTCGCCTGTCTGGTCCTCGCCGAAGTAGATGATAACGAACAGGGCCGGTGCCACCGCCAGCAGACGCGTGATCATGCGGCGCAGCCAGGGCTGGATGCGCAGGTTCAGGTAGCCTTCCATCACAATCTGCCCGGCCAGCGTGCCGGTCAGGGTGGAGCTTTGGCCAGCGGCAATCAGGGCAACGGCAAACAGCACCGGCGCCCACTTCGTGCCCAGCAAGGGCTCCAGAAACTGGTGCGCGTCGCTGATCTCGGCCACGTTGAAATAACCGTTTTTGTAGAAGGCGGCGGCAGCCAGGATGAGGATGGCGGCATTCACGAAAAGGGCCAGGTTCAGGGCCACCGCCGAATCGATGAAATTATATTTGATGGCACTCCAGATGCCGGCAGGAGTACGTTCGATCTTACGGCTCTGCACCAGCGAAGAGTGCAGGTACAGGTTGTGCGGCATCACGGTGGCGCCAATAATGCCGATGGCTATATATAAGGCGTCGCTGTTGGGAATGGAAGGCACAAGCCCCGACACCAGCTCGCCCATGTCCGGTTTCGCAAAAATCATCTCCAGCACAAAGGCCCCGCCGATGATGCTGACCAGCACGAGGATGAAGGCCTCCATCTTGCGCATGCCTTTGTTGATGAGGAAGAGCAGCAGGAACGTGTCGAGCACCGTGAGGCACACGCCCCAAAGCAGCGGGATGCCGAACAGCAACTGCAGGCCAATGGCCATGCCCAGCACTTCCGCCAGGTCGCAGGCGGCGATGGCGATCTCCGCCAGAATGTAAAGCGGGATGTTGATGAACTTCGGGTATGACTCGCGGGAGGCCTGGGCCAAATCTTTGCCCCGCACCACGCCGAGGCGCGCGCTCAGGCTCTGCAGCAGAATCGCCATGATGTTCGACATCAGCAGCACCCAGAGCAGCTTATAGCCAAACTGGCTGCCGCCCGCAATGTCGGTGGCCCAGTTGCCGGGGTCCATATAGCCTACGCTCACGAGGTAGGCCGGGCCAAGAAAGGAAAAAAGCTTCCTCCAGAAACCGGTGCGGTTGGTCGTGTCCACGGAGGAGTGGACCTCCTCCAAAGATTTTGTAGCTTCCTGTTTTAACATATAGGGTGCATGCTATTGCAGTAATTTTGAATGAGTGAATGAGTGAATGAGTGAATGAATGAATGGGCTTGGCTAAGGACTGGTATATAGCTGTTGTCTCCTCTGTTATATATGGTGCATTCAGTTATTCAGAAGTCAGTTATTCAATATTCACTCATTCACTCACTCACTCATTCAAAATTAAAAGAGCCTCCCGCAAAGCTTTATCGGATCATCCGGGAGCACAAGCTATATATGGATGGTGGGAGGGGAAGGCATATGGACAGCAGGCAGAAACACGCAGCCACCATGCTACGCCGATATAAAGATGTTCCGGGACACTTCGCTTGATACCAGCAACTGCCGCTCGTCCTCCAGGCTTATCTCCATCGAGTTATCATAGGCAAAATGGTCTAATACCTTGATCCGGGTGCCCAGCGAAATGCACATCTTGTCGAGGTACTGCAGGAACAGCGGCTGCGAGTCGTTTACGCCCACCACCACACCGGCCTCGTCCACGGTCATCTCTGCCAGCAGCCGTTGCTTTTTCAGCTTCATCTCGCCGTTTTCGGAAGGGATAGGGTCTCCGTGCGGGTCGAACTGCGGGTGGCCCAGGAACTCGTCGAGGCGCCGGGTGAGCAGGGCCGAACTCACGTGCTCCAGTTCCTCGGCCACCTCGTGTACCTCGTCCCAGCTGAACTTCAGTTTCTCCACCAGGAACACCTCCCAGAGCCGGTGCCTGCGCACCACCTGCAGCGCCACCCGGTTTCCCTCCTCCGTCAGCGACACGCCCCGGTACTTTATATAATGCACCAGCTTTTTTGTGCTCAGCTTCCGGAGCATATCCGTCACAGAGGCCGCCTTGGTGTCCAGCGCCTCGGCAATGGCGTTGGTGTTCACTTCCTGCGTCCCGTTGGACGACAGTTTGAAGATGGTCTTGATGTAATTTTCCTCTGTAAAGCTGTGCACGTGCTTTTAAATTTTCAATGAGTGATTGAGTGAATATTAATTTTGAATAACTGACTTGTGAATAGCTGAATGCATCATCTATAACGGAGGATGCAACCGCTGTTTTAGTCTTTTGTAGGACCCATTCACCCATTCACTCAACCACTCATTCAAAATTACATTACCACCTGATAAGGGCGGAGGCCCAGGTGAAGCCGCTTCCGAATGCCGCGAGGCAAACCAGGTCGCCCTCTTTGATTCGGCCTTCTTCCAGCGCCTCGCTCAGGGCAATGGGCACCGAGGCGGCGGTGGTGTTGCCGTATTTGTGGATGTTGCTGAACACGCGCTCGGCGGGCAGGCCCATCTTCTGCTGTATATAGGACGTGATGCGCAGGTTCGCCTGGTGCGGAATCAGCATGTCGATATCTTCGGGCTTGTAGCCGTTATGCTGCAACGCCTCCTGTATAACCTCCGGGAAGCGGGTAACAGCATGCTTAAACACCATGTTGCCGTTCATATAGGGATAAATCTGGCCGCTGTCGATCATCTCGTGCGTGAGGCGGGCCTTTTTGTTGGAGCCGGGGTCCAGCACGGCCAGCTCTTCGGCAAACTCGCCGTCGGCGTGCAGGTGCGTCGACAGGATGCCCCGGTCACTGTTTTCCGAGGGCGTGAGTACGGCAGCCCCGGCCCCGTCGCCGAAGATCACCGACACCCCGCGGCCGCGGGTGGAGAAATCGAGGCCGCTGGAGTGAATCTCCGAGCCTACCACCAGCACGTTGTCGTACATGCCGGTCTTCACGAACTGATCCCCCACCGACAGGGCATATATAAAACCGGAGCACTGGTTGCGCACATCCAGCGCGGGTATCTCCTTCAGCCCCAGCTCCCGCTGCAACAGCACTCCCGAGCCCGGGAACACATAATCCGGGCTCAGCGTGGCGAAGATGATCATATCGATGTCTTTTGCCTCCAGCCCTGCTTTTTTCAAGGCTCTTCTGGCTGCCTCTGCGCCCATATTGGCCGTCGTGTCTATGCCTTCCTGGAAGTAGCGGCGCTCTACAATGCCCGTCCGCTCCCGGATCCACTCATCGGAGGTGTCCATTATCTTCTCCAGATCCTTGTTTGTGACCACCTGCTCCGGCACGTAATGGCCTACACCTGCAATTTTAGCGTTACGCATATAGCTTGTCTTTAATGTGATAAATATACAGCTTTAATTCTAAATTTAGATAAATCTAAAAAATAAAAATTCATTTTTCAGATCCTGCGGGACAAGAGTTCTCCCGCCACTGCCAGCAGTTTCCGCTCCTCGCTATCCCAAAATACGCCGGAGGGCACACCGGGTTCATAAAATCGGCCCCCTCTGATTTGCCGCAGCAAAGCGGCGGCGTCCGTTGTAGCGAAATCAATGGAAAGGCCTGCCTGCTGCCCTTGCAGGAAGTCGTGCCACAGCGGGTTGTGCTGCACCACCATGGGCAGCGCATGGGCGGCGTATTCGAAGAGCTTGGTGGGGATGCAGCGGAAGGTGCTTGTGTGGGGCCGGTAGGGCAGCAGCCCTATATTGCATTCTGCAATAGCCTGCACGATACGCTGGTGCGGCACGAGGCTGTTTCCGCCAATCAGGCATATATAGGGGCGCGCCTGCACCTGTTGCAGCACTTCTTTGTATAGGGTGTTGTCGGGGCTGTAGCCGATGATGGTGAGCGTGGTCTGCGGTTCGAGTTGGTGCAGCTTCTCCGCCAGGGCAATGGCCTCGAAAATACCGTAGAGGCGGGCGATGGTGCCGGAGTAAAGGAGGCGCAGCGGCGTGTGTTGCAATTGCACGGGCGTTTCGGGTTTTCTGTATCCTGCAGCGGGTTTGTGCTTGTTCTCGAGGAGCGTGTAGCGGCCCAGGAACGGCAGCTCCTGTATATAGCTGCGCTCTGCCACAAAGAAATGCGCGATGTGCCGCGCCAGGCTTTTTTCTATCCCGCCCACACCCCAGGCCAGCAGTTTTCGGAGCAGGGGTGGGTAGTTGCCCTGAGAGGTCAGGTTGAGGGTGTAGTTTTCCTGCACGTCATAGATAAGCAGGCAAGGGTTACGGCGGCTGTAAAGGTAGCTGGCCGGCAGCAGTTCGTGGGTGCAGACGATGAGCAGGTGGGGCCTCAGCTCCAACAAAAGCCTGTAATAAATTATCTGTGCGGCGGCGCGGCCCACGCTTAACCGGCTGAACTGGAAGATGGGGTGGAAGGCGATGTTGGGTGGGGCATCGGTCGGGGCGGGGGCATCATACCCGGCTATATGCACCTGCGCCTGTGGCAGCCCGCCCAGCGACAAACCCAGTTTTTCATACATGCGCGTGTCGTTTATGGGTTTCAGCAGCGAAGCAATCAGGATTCTCTTTTCAGACATCGCATAAATTTAATACTTTTGGGCTTCAATTTTAACCGACTTATATATAGACATGGAACTTAGACAAATAATAGAGCAGGCCTGGGACAACCGGGAATTATTGAAAGAGAGCAACACAGTGGAGGCCATCCGCACCGTGATAGAGGAGCTGGACAAGGGCGAGCTGCGCGTGGCAGAGCCAAACGGAGACGAGTGGCAGGTGAACGAGTGGGTGAAAAAAGCCGTGCTGCTGTACTTCCCCATCCAGTCGATGCAGACGATTGAGGTGGGGCCTTTTGAGTTTCATGACAAGATAGCGCTGAAGCGCAACTACGAGCAACTGGGTGTGCGCGTGGTGCCACACGCCATAGCGCGCTACGGCGCTTTCCTGAACAGGGGCGTGGTGATGATGCCTTCTTACGTGAACATTGGCGCCTATGTAGACTCCGGTACCATGGTAGACACCTGGGCGACAGTGGGAAGCTGTGCGCAGGTAGGCAAGAATGTGCATCTGAGCGGCGGCGTAGGATTGGGTGGCGTGCTGGAGCCGGTGCAGGCAGCGCCCGTCATCATCGAAGACGGCGCTTTTATTGGCTCCAGGAGCATTCTCGTGGAAGGCTGCCGCATCGGCCGGGAGGCGGTGATTGGCGCAGGCGTGACGATCACGGGCAGCTCCAAGATATTTGACGTGACCGGCAGCGAGGAGAAGATATACAAAGGCTACGTGCCGCCGCGCTCCGTCGTTATACCAGGTTCCTACACCAAAAAATTCCCGGCGGGCGAGTTCCAGGTGCCCTGTGCCCTCATCATCGGGCAGCGCAAGGAATCTACCGATCTGAAAACCTCTCTGAATGACGTGCTCCGCGACCACGCGGTGGCGGTGTAGGTTCGTTTATCGTTTTTTGGATATATAAAATGCCTCTGCCGTTCGTTCGGCAGAGGCATTTTATATATAGGATTGCTCCGTGTTAATTGATAAAAGATAAATGATCAATGTTTTCTGAACCGTTCGGCTACGATGAGTTCTTTGGTGCCGTGCGACCAGGAGTAGAAGCCTTGCCCGGACTTGATGCCTTTGTGGCCTGCCTGCACCATGTTCACCAGCAGCGGGCAGGGCGCGTACTTCGGGTTGCCGAAGCCGTCGTGCAGCACCTGCAGGATGGAGAGGCACACGTCGAGCCCTATAAAATCAGCCAGTTGCAGCGGCCCCATCGGGTGCGCCATGCCCAGCTTCATGATCGTGTCTATTTCCTCCACGCCCGCCACGCCCTCGAATAAACTATATATAGCCTCGTTGATCATGGGCATCAGGATGCGGTTCGCCACGAAGCCGGGATAATCATTGGCCAGAGCGGGCACTTTGCCCAGCTGTTTCGACAGTTCCATTATCTGGCTCGTCACTTCATCAGAGGTGGAGTAGCCCCGGATCACCTCCACCAGCTTCATCACCGGCACGGGGTTCATAAAGTGCATGCCGATCACTTTGTCAGGCCGGTCGGTCACGGCGGCGATTTTGGTGATGGAGATGGAGGAGGTGTTGGAGGCCAGGATGGCTTCGGGCTTTGTGTGGCTGCCCAGGTCTCGGAAAATCTGCAGTTTCAGGTCCACGTTCTCCGTGGCGGCCTCCACCACCAGGTCCGCGTCCCGCACCCCCTCCGGCAGACTGGTGTACGTGGCGATGTTCCGGAGTGTGTGCTCCTTCTGCTCCTCCGTCAGGCTCCCCTTAGATAACATACGGTCCAGGTTTTTGGTGATGGTGCCCATGGCCCGCTGCAACGCCTCTTCTGATACATCAATGAGCGAAACGGAAAAGCCGTGCTGCGCAAACACATGCGCGATGCCGTTGCCCATGGTGCCGGAGCCGATAACCGCTATTTTTTTCATATGGCTGAGGTTGAGTTAACACTACAAAACTAACGGATTTGCGCCTCATCTGCGGGCGCGGCGGAGGGCTTCCTCAAAATATATCATCAGGCCATATCCTGGGGCTAAGCCGGTACTGGGTGTTTATATATAAAAATTTCTTTTATTGCCCTGCCGCCTTCTTATTTTTAAAGTTTTATATATGCCTATGCATCAGTCATAAAAGAATAACACGATTCGTCCGGCGCACCGCTTGCGGGTATGCCTATATATAAACTTACAGCTAAATATAAATCTTTTATATATAGGTGCCGTAAAAAGCAGTAATTAACGAAAAATACAACAATGGAGGCAGTTTAAAGCATAAAAGCAGCTGCCCTGCAAAAAGGTGTTAAAGACAAAAACTATGGGAAATTTACTTTATATAATAGCGGTGGTGCTGGTGATTTTCTGGCTGATCGGCTTCCTGGGATTCCCGGATGCCGTGGGCGGAATTATCCATGTGCTGCTGGTGCTGGCTGTGATTGCCGTTTTGCTGCGCCTTATCCGGAGCGCTTAACTTCGGCAACCAGTTTGCGTATGACAACTCAGAATTTAAAACCAACATACTAAACAACTAAAACTATGGGAAATTTATTGTATATTATAGCTGTCGTTCTCGTCATTATCTGGCTGATCGGTTTCCTCGGATTCCCTGATGCCGTGGGCGGTCTGATTCACATTCTGCTTGTGATCGCCATTATCGTTGTGCTGTTACGTCTCATACGAGGATAAAACTAACCAAATACGTAAAAAGAAGCGGCTGCCGGATTTCCGGCAGCCGCTTCTTTTTACGTATTTGGCGGTGGCCGCTACCTATTGGTAAACGGAATATTGAAACCCACCCTGAACACCGGGTTGCTGTAGGGGTTTCCGCTCACCCTGTTGTTCACATTGTAGAGCAGGAGCATGTCGAGCGATGCCTTCTCGCTGATGTGCTGCCGGTAGCCGACGCCTACCAATGGCAGCGTCAGCAGGGTGCGCTCGTCCCCGATGTAGCCGTAAGTGTCTTCGTAGCGGGTGTTAAGAAACTCTACCTCGGCGTGCCCCAGCACAGCGCCTTCGCCAATGTTAAAGAACTCCATCTGCGTAAAAGCGCGGGCGCCGTAGCTGCTGTAGGAGTTGCCCCGGTAGCCGATGTAATGGTAAACAGCCCCGGCCCCCACACGCAGTTTCTCCGTTACTTTGTACCCGATGATGGGGAGCAGCGAGATGTTGGTGTACGTGCCAAACTGCAACCCGAAACTGCCGCCAAAGTACATCCGGTCGATGTGGCGCAAGGGCGCCTCCGGCTCCTCCTGTTGCGCTGTTTCCGACGCAGGGAAAGATGGGGCGGGTTCTCGCTGCTGCGTTGGCCTTTGCCGGGGCTGTGGGCGTTCTGTTGGCATGGGGGGACCAGTGGGCAGCTCTTGTTTCTGCTGCTGGGTGCTGTCCTGGTCCTGGGCCTGCGCGGCAGAAGCCGTTAGCAGCAGGAAGGAGAAGGAGCACAAAATGGTATATAAATAAAGCGGAAGCTTACGCATAGGGTTAGCGGTTACAAGCGGTTATATATAGGTTAGACCATTTCGGTGGCGTACATCTTCTTGCGCTGCTCCCGGATATAGTCGTCCGACAGGTACTCCTCGTAGGTCATGCGCTTGTCGATGATGCCGTTCGGTGTCAGTTCCAGGATGCGGTTGGCGATGGTGTCCACAAACTGCAGGTCATGGGACGAGAACAGGATGGTGCCGTCAAAGTCCCGCAGGGCGTTGTTCAGGGCCGTGATCGATTCCAGGTCCAGGTGGTTGGTCGGCTCGTCAAACAGCAGCACGTTGCCCGACTGCAGCATCATCCGGGAGAACATGCAGCGCACCTTCTCACCACCAGACAGCACGCTGGCGCTCTTCAGCGACTCTTCTCCTGTGAACAGCATGCGGCCCAGGAAACCCCGGATAAAGCTCTCGTCTTTCTCCGCAGAGAATTGGCGTAGCCAATCCACCAGGTTCAGGTTCGTGTCAAAAAATTCGGCATTGTCTTTCGGGAAGAAGGAGGCCGTGATGGTGGTGCCCCACTTGTAGCTCCCGGTGTCCGGCTTCAGCTCGTCCATCACCACCCTGAAAAAAGTGGAGGCGGCTAGGTCGTTGCGGCCAATTACCGCTATCTTGTCTCCTTTGTTCACCATCAGGTTCACATCCTGGAAAATGGTGACACCGTCCACCGCCTTGCTTAGGTTCTCCACGTGCAGCAACTGGTTGCCTGCCTCGCGCTCCGGCTTAAAGGCTATATAGGGGTACTTGCGGGAGGAGGGCTGAATGTCATCCACCGTCAGTTTCTCCAGCAGCTTAGCGCGGGAGGTCGCCTGTTTCGATTTGGAGGCGTTTGCGCTGAAGCGGCGGATAAACTCCTCCAGTTCCTTGCGTTTGTCTTCTGTCTTCTTGTTCGCGTCGGAGCGCTGCTTTAGGGCCAGCTGGCTGGACTCGTACCAGAAGCTGTAGTTACCGGCAAACATCTTAATCTTTCCAAAATCAATGTCTGCCACGTGCGTGCAGACAGCATCGAGGAAGTGGCGGTCGTGGGAAACCACAATCACCGTGTTCTGGAAATTGTCCAGGAAGTTCTCCAGCCACATAATAGACTCGGCGTCGAGGTGGTTGGTCGGCTCGTCGAGCAGCAGGATGTCGGGGTTGCCGAACAGGGCCTGCGCCAGCAGCACCCGCACTTTCTCGCTTCCGCTCAGGTCCTTCATCTGGGAGTAGTGCAGCGACTCGCTGATGCCGAGGCCGCTCAGCAACTCGGCCGCCTCATATTCCGCGTTCCAGCCCTCGAGGTCGGCAAACTCGCCTTCCAGCTCGGCGGCGCGCAGGCCGTCCGCCTCCGAGAAATCAGGTTTTGCGTAGATGGCGTCTTTCTCCTGCATGATCTCGTACAGGCGCTTGTGGCCCATAATCACGGTCTGCAGGGCCGGGAACTCATCGAACTCGAAGTGGTTCTGCTTCAGGATAGCGAGGCGCGCAGTGGCCGGAATATCCACGGTGCCCGTATTGGGGTCAATCTCGCCGGAGAGTATCTTCAGGAAAGTGGACTTCCCGGCGCCGTTGGCCCCGATGAGGCCGTAGCAGTTGCCGGGAACAAACTTTATGGTAACGTCTTCAAATAATGTGCGCTTGCCATACGACAGGCTGACATTGTTCGTGCTGATCATAGAAAATTGAAATGAAATATGAAAACTGGTATGGCCGCAAAGATACGAAATTATAACGTGCTTTTGCGTTTACTGGCTGTGTCTGGCGTTGTGCGTGCATCCTTGCAGACCGCCTGCATCCCTTTCTAATTCAGGATATTGCCGTGCCCGGGGCAAAAAACATCCGGGAAAGCACAACGCCGCGCAGGTTTCTTTAGTATATAATTTTGATAATATACAACCGGCTCTCGCAGAAAGGCCGCCAACGCTGTCGTGCTGCCTTTCTTTAACCAATTGCAGGGCAATTCTGTTCCTTTGTTTAATTATTGAGAAAACTAAACGGATAAAACATGGCATCTACTAACGTTGCTTACCAAAGCGTAGCGATTAAATATGGTATCTTGGTAGGAGTGGCGCACATTATATACTTTGTGCTGATGTGGATATTTGGACTGCTCGATGTGAT
This window of the Pontibacter russatus genome carries:
- a CDS encoding Nramp family divalent metal transporter, whose amino-acid sequence is MLKQEATKSLEEVHSSVDTTNRTGFWRKLFSFLGPAYLVSVGYMDPGNWATDIAGGSQFGYKLLWVLLMSNIMAILLQSLSARLGVVRGKDLAQASRESYPKFINIPLYILAEIAIAACDLAEVLGMAIGLQLLFGIPLLWGVCLTVLDTFLLLFLINKGMRKMEAFILVLVSIIGGAFVLEMIFAKPDMGELVSGLVPSIPNSDALYIAIGIIGATVMPHNLYLHSSLVQSRKIERTPAGIWSAIKYNFIDSAVALNLALFVNAAILILAAAAFYKNGYFNVAEISDAHQFLEPLLGTKWAPVLFAVALIAAGQSSTLTGTLAGQIVMEGYLNLRIQPWLRRMITRLLAVAPALFVIIYFGEDQTGELLVLSQVILSLQLGFAVIPLIHFVSNRQRMGEFVIGPWLKTGAWLIAATIVTLNAKLVWDQVAEWLTEVENPLVIWLTVVPVAIACTALLLYILLQPFISGARESHALPKHYQPVQYKGVEKPSYRRIAVTLDFSDADQHVLHNALTIGAPGATFLLIHVVETAGALMMGRDIRDFETSSDRDNLERYASDLRSKGYLVQAELGFGNPKRKIPELVKAFDADLLVMGSHGHRMVKDLILGTTINAVRHAVRIPVLII
- a CDS encoding metal-dependent transcriptional regulator — translated: MHSFTEENYIKTIFKLSSNGTQEVNTNAIAEALDTKAASVTDMLRKLSTKKLVHYIKYRGVSLTEEGNRVALQVVRRHRLWEVFLVEKLKFSWDEVHEVAEELEHVSSALLTRRLDEFLGHPQFDPHGDPIPSENGEMKLKKQRLLAEMTVDEAGVVVGVNDSQPLFLQYLDKMCISLGTRIKVLDHFAYDNSMEISLEDERQLLVSSEVSRNIFISA
- a CDS encoding 3-oxoacyl-ACP synthase III family protein encodes the protein MRNAKIAGVGHYVPEQVVTNKDLEKIMDTSDEWIRERTGIVERRYFQEGIDTTANMGAEAARRALKKAGLEAKDIDMIIFATLSPDYVFPGSGVLLQRELGLKEIPALDVRNQCSGFIYALSVGDQFVKTGMYDNVLVVGSEIHSSGLDFSTRGRGVSVIFGDGAGAAVLTPSENSDRGILSTHLHADGEFAEELAVLDPGSNKKARLTHEMIDSGQIYPYMNGNMVFKHAVTRFPEVIQEALQHNGYKPEDIDMLIPHQANLRITSYIQQKMGLPAERVFSNIHKYGNTTAASVPIALSEALEEGRIKEGDLVCLAAFGSGFTWASALIRW
- a CDS encoding glycosyltransferase family protein → MSEKRILIASLLKPINDTRMYEKLGLSLGGLPQAQVHIAGYDAPAPTDAPPNIAFHPIFQFSRLSVGRAAAQIIYYRLLLELRPHLLIVCTHELLPASYLYSRRNPCLLIYDVQENYTLNLTSQGNYPPLLRKLLAWGVGGIEKSLARHIAHFFVAERSYIQELPFLGRYTLLENKHKPAAGYRKPETPVQLQHTPLRLLYSGTIARLYGIFEAIALAEKLHQLEPQTTLTIIGYSPDNTLYKEVLQQVQARPYICLIGGNSLVPHQRIVQAIAECNIGLLPYRPHTSTFRCIPTKLFEYAAHALPMVVQHNPLWHDFLQGQQAGLSIDFATTDAAALLRQIRGGRFYEPGVPSGVFWDSEERKLLAVAGELLSRRI
- a CDS encoding 2,3,4,5-tetrahydropyridine-2,6-dicarboxylate N-succinyltransferase, whose protein sequence is MELRQIIEQAWDNRELLKESNTVEAIRTVIEELDKGELRVAEPNGDEWQVNEWVKKAVLLYFPIQSMQTIEVGPFEFHDKIALKRNYEQLGVRVVPHAIARYGAFLNRGVVMMPSYVNIGAYVDSGTMVDTWATVGSCAQVGKNVHLSGGVGLGGVLEPVQAAPVIIEDGAFIGSRSILVEGCRIGREAVIGAGVTITGSSKIFDVTGSEEKIYKGYVPPRSVVIPGSYTKKFPAGEFQVPCALIIGQRKESTDLKTSLNDVLRDHAVAV
- a CDS encoding 3-hydroxyacyl-CoA dehydrogenase family protein → MKKIAVIGSGTMGNGIAHVFAQHGFSVSLIDVSEEALQRAMGTITKNLDRMLSKGSLTEEQKEHTLRNIATYTSLPEGVRDADLVVEAATENVDLKLQIFRDLGSHTKPEAILASNTSSISITKIAAVTDRPDKVIGMHFMNPVPVMKLVEVIRGYSTSDEVTSQIMELSKQLGKVPALANDYPGFVANRILMPMINEAIYSLFEGVAGVEEIDTIMKLGMAHPMGPLQLADFIGLDVCLSILQVLHDGFGNPKYAPCPLLVNMVQAGHKGIKSGQGFYSWSHGTKELIVAERFRKH
- a CDS encoding lmo0937 family membrane protein → MGNLLYIIAVVLVIFWLIGFLGFPDAVGGIIHVLLVLAVIAVLLRLIRSA
- a CDS encoding lmo0937 family membrane protein, coding for MGNLLYIIAVVLVIIWLIGFLGFPDAVGGLIHILLVIAIIVVLLRLIRG
- a CDS encoding ABC-F family ATP-binding cassette domain-containing protein, producing MISTNNVSLSYGKRTLFEDVTIKFVPGNCYGLIGANGAGKSTFLKILSGEIDPNTGTVDIPATARLAILKQNHFEFDEFPALQTVIMGHKRLYEIMQEKDAIYAKPDFSEADGLRAAELEGEFADLEGWNAEYEAAELLSGLGISESLHYSQMKDLSGSEKVRVLLAQALFGNPDILLLDEPTNHLDAESIMWLENFLDNFQNTVIVVSHDRHFLDAVCTHVADIDFGKIKMFAGNYSFWYESSQLALKQRSDANKKTEDKRKELEEFIRRFSANASKSKQATSRAKLLEKLTVDDIQPSSRKYPYIAFKPEREAGNQLLHVENLSKAVDGVTIFQDVNLMVNKGDKIAVIGRNDLAASTFFRVVMDELKPDTGSYKWGTTITASFFPKDNAEFFDTNLNLVDWLRQFSAEKDESFIRGFLGRMLFTGEESLKSASVLSGGEKVRCMFSRMMLQSGNVLLFDEPTNHLDLESITALNNALRDFDGTILFSSHDLQFVDTIANRILELTPNGIIDKRMTYEEYLSDDYIREQRKKMYATEMV